The region GGACTTCCTGGAGAAGTACAAGAGCGGGATCGAGCAGGTGACGGCGGCGGATGTAACTCGGGTTGCGAACAAATACATCGACGAGAAGAAGCTGGCGATCGTGGTGGTGGGGAATGGTGCGGAGTTTGGCGGGCCGCTGACCGGGCTGGGTGCGGTGACGGATGTGGATATTGCTATTCCGCCTCCGGTGGCGGCGGGTGGCCCGGGTGGGTTGCCGCCTCCGCAGTAGATGACGTGGAGGCTAGTCTTCGTCAAGTGCGGCGAAGACTTCCTCCAAGTCCACAGCTATGAGGGTGTCAGGCACGGTAAGGATGCCGGTGCAGTGGACTGTGTCTTTTGCGGCTGAGGTGCAGACTGTGGCTGTGCGGCGTTTAGGATCGACGATCCAGACCTGCGGGACGCCCATGCTGAGAAAGTCTGTGATGCGCTCACGCATCTCTCGAAAATTATCTTCTGGAGAGAGAACTTCAACGCAAAGAAGCGGCGGGATGTGAATGACCTGCTCTTTTGGGTACCGTGCGTCCGTAACGCAGACATCTGGAACGCGGTAGTTTCGAGTCCCGGTCTGAGTTCGGATCTCGTTACGCATGCGAATCTGCCAATCCTTGCGGTGGCGGTCAAAGATCCTGACGAAGACGTACTGTATCGTGCTGTGATCCCACTCACCCAAATTGCGCTCCTCGATGTGTCCATCCACGTAGTCAACGTCTGGACGGAAACTAGTTCTGAGGTAT is a window of Granulicella tundricola MP5ACTX9 DNA encoding:
- a CDS encoding Uma2 family endonuclease, which gives rise to MATATQTPYLSVEEYLRTSFRPDVDYVDGHIEERNLGEWDHSTIQYVFVRIFDRHRKDWQIRMRNEIRTQTGTRNYRVPDVCVTDARYPKEQVIHIPPLLCVEVLSPEDNFREMRERITDFLSMGVPQVWIVDPKRRTATVCTSAAKDTVHCTGILTVPDTLIAVDLEEVFAALDED